Proteins encoded together in one Pantoea sp. At-9b window:
- a CDS encoding 6-phospho-beta-glucosidase: MQHKIKIVTIGGGSSYTPELIEGLIVRQAQLPIAELWLVDIDAGAEKMEIVGNMAKRMIAAAKLDWQVHLTLDRREALQDADYVTTQFRVGLLDARLKDEVIPLANGLLGQETNGAGGIFKAFRTIPVILDIIKDMRELCPNAWLVDFTNPAGMVTEAAIKQGKWEKTVGLCNVPFGHINQACEVLAKAEKDLFFKFAGLNHFHWHRVWDQQGNERTAELIDKIYAPEHRAQSDEGLKNIHQIPFHYEQVKHLGVLPCGYHRYYYLQEPMLAHAVEEFERYETRAEVVKKTEARLFELYKDVNLNYKPEELSQRGGAHYSDAACDLIASIHNNSGKLMVVSTRNNGAIADLPFDCIVEVTASITSHGPEPLRWGALPPAARGMIQLMKAMEETVIEAAVTGDYGAALHAFTINPLIPAGDTAIKVLDELLYAHKAYLPKFKEKIAEIEKNKPEVVRFVDQLLADRKTHA; the protein is encoded by the coding sequence ATGCAACATAAGATAAAAATTGTCACTATCGGTGGAGGTTCAAGCTATACCCCGGAATTGATTGAAGGGTTGATTGTGCGGCAGGCGCAGTTGCCAATCGCGGAATTGTGGCTGGTCGATATCGACGCAGGCGCAGAGAAAATGGAGATCGTCGGCAACATGGCAAAACGCATGATTGCTGCGGCAAAACTGGACTGGCAGGTGCATCTGACCCTCGACCGACGTGAAGCCCTGCAAGATGCGGATTATGTCACCACCCAATTTCGCGTCGGTTTACTGGATGCGCGCTTGAAAGACGAGGTGATCCCGCTGGCAAACGGGCTGCTCGGTCAGGAAACCAACGGCGCAGGCGGGATCTTTAAAGCCTTCCGCACCATTCCGGTGATTCTCGACATCATCAAAGATATGCGTGAACTCTGTCCCAACGCCTGGCTGGTGGACTTTACCAACCCGGCCGGAATGGTGACCGAAGCGGCGATTAAACAGGGCAAGTGGGAGAAAACGGTCGGGTTGTGTAATGTGCCGTTTGGTCATATCAATCAGGCCTGTGAGGTGTTGGCAAAAGCGGAAAAAGATCTGTTCTTCAAATTTGCCGGCCTCAACCATTTTCACTGGCATCGTGTGTGGGACCAGCAGGGTAACGAACGTACCGCCGAGTTGATCGATAAAATTTATGCGCCGGAGCATCGGGCGCAAAGTGATGAAGGGCTTAAGAACATTCACCAGATCCCGTTCCATTATGAACAGGTGAAACATCTGGGCGTGTTGCCATGTGGTTATCATCGCTACTACTACCTGCAGGAACCGATGTTGGCCCATGCGGTTGAGGAGTTCGAACGCTATGAAACCCGTGCTGAGGTGGTGAAAAAAACCGAAGCGCGTCTGTTTGAGCTGTATAAAGACGTTAACCTGAACTACAAACCGGAAGAACTCAGCCAGCGGGGTGGAGCGCATTACAGTGATGCCGCCTGTGACCTGATCGCGTCAATTCATAACAACAGCGGCAAGCTGATGGTGGTCTCCACGCGTAATAACGGGGCGATTGCCGACCTGCCGTTTGACTGCATCGTGGAGGTGACGGCGTCGATTACCTCGCACGGCCCTGAACCGCTGCGCTGGGGCGCATTGCCGCCTGCGGCACGTGGCATGATCCAGTTGATGAAAGCCATGGAAGAGACGGTGATCGAAGCGGCGGTGACCGGTGATTATGGCGCAGCATTACATGCCTTCACCATCAATCCGCTGATTCCGGCGGGCGATACGGCGATTAAGGTGTTGGATGAACTGTTGTACGCGCATAAAGCGTATCTGCCGAAATTTAAGGAGAAAATCGCCGAAATTGAAAAAAATAAACCGGAAGTGGTGAGGTTTGTTGATCAGTTACTGGCAGATAGAAAAACGCACGCGTAA
- a CDS encoding MurR/RpiR family transcriptional regulator: MHNRLKGNEIFLLARTLAPELGRKERSIARFIDDNPETLASMSITDIADYLDVSVASITKVAKKLGFTGFHDLKMNIGKHITVSEELIDVPPVSGGEFYTEKIVESTLYNSILALQDALKAIDIAVVKSVAALFIHRSENARIVIAGCGGSGSICEDFNHKLLKIGIFSSVFSDSHKQLMTASLMRPGDILLTVSHSGQTTDIINMTKMANDKGAETICLTNYPNSPLSHISRHAIISSVKNNPITGENATTRIVHLNILDAIFTIIASKTSEFSQESLHNTRNAVASKRTVS, translated from the coding sequence ATGCATAATCGTCTAAAAGGAAACGAAATATTTTTACTGGCGCGCACGTTGGCTCCGGAGTTAGGTAGAAAAGAAAGATCGATTGCACGGTTTATTGATGATAACCCGGAAACGCTCGCCTCCATGTCTATTACTGATATTGCTGATTATCTTGATGTCAGTGTTGCCAGTATTACCAAGGTGGCAAAAAAGCTGGGGTTCACCGGCTTCCACGATTTAAAAATGAATATTGGAAAACACATCACTGTATCGGAGGAGTTGATCGACGTCCCTCCTGTTTCTGGAGGGGAGTTCTATACTGAGAAAATTGTGGAAAGTACGCTGTATAATTCAATCCTTGCTTTACAGGATGCGCTTAAGGCGATAGATATTGCGGTAGTGAAATCCGTAGCCGCGCTGTTTATTCACCGCAGTGAAAATGCGCGGATAGTGATTGCTGGTTGTGGTGGATCCGGATCAATATGCGAAGATTTTAACCACAAGCTGCTTAAGATTGGTATTTTTTCGTCGGTATTCAGTGATAGCCATAAACAGCTGATGACCGCATCGCTGATGCGCCCCGGTGATATTTTGCTTACGGTATCTCACTCCGGGCAGACCACCGATATTATTAATATGACAAAAATGGCGAATGACAAAGGCGCAGAAACGATTTGTCTGACCAACTATCCTAACAGTCCGTTAAGTCATATTTCACGCCATGCGATTATTTCATCGGTTAAAAACAACCCGATTACCGGTGAAAATGCAACAACACGCATAGTTCACCTGAATATTCTGGATGCAATCTTTACCATTATCGCCAGCAAGACCAGTGAATTCAGCCAGGAAAGTTTACACAATACCAGAAACGCTGTGGCCTCTAAACGCACAGTCAGTTAA
- a CDS encoding ribokinase, whose amino-acid sequence MKVDVVVIGSLNYDILVQQDRLPDIGETFTGNELMLMPGGKGANQAVQCAKLGLNVSMVGCVGNDIYGKELISSLAENNVVVSHIAARGNNSGIGIVQILESGDYCSTIIKGANYLLTEEDITDDLFENKPLVIFQSEIPSAIVEYAIQKAHRLDSKILVNNAPARHIADETLRLIDYLVVNETEAGFMHAAPVNSVEEAQICATHLKARIAGDVIVTLGEKGAVISTGTGAQHFPAVFCPDVVDTTGAGDSFIGGIAYCLVKGIALAEAVPFAAEISSCSIQKYGGQSSFPMLPDVVHALRVQQSELSH is encoded by the coding sequence ATGAAAGTTGATGTGGTGGTTATCGGCAGTTTGAACTATGACATCCTGGTGCAACAGGATCGCCTGCCTGATATTGGTGAAACCTTCACGGGCAATGAATTAATGTTGATGCCCGGAGGTAAGGGCGCGAATCAGGCGGTTCAGTGCGCCAAACTGGGGCTAAACGTCAGTATGGTAGGTTGCGTTGGCAATGATATTTATGGCAAAGAGTTAATTTCCTCGCTCGCTGAAAACAATGTTGTCGTCAGTCATATTGCTGCACGGGGTAATAACTCAGGCATTGGTATTGTTCAGATATTGGAGTCGGGCGATTACTGTAGCACGATCATCAAAGGGGCCAACTATCTGCTCACTGAAGAGGATATTACGGATGACCTGTTCGAGAATAAGCCACTGGTAATTTTCCAGTCGGAGATTCCCTCGGCTATCGTAGAATACGCCATTCAAAAAGCCCACCGGCTGGACAGCAAGATTCTGGTAAATAATGCCCCAGCTCGCCATATTGCCGATGAAACGCTCAGGCTGATCGATTATCTGGTGGTCAACGAAACGGAGGCGGGCTTTATGCACGCTGCGCCGGTTAACTCCGTTGAGGAAGCCCAAATCTGCGCCACGCATTTGAAAGCACGTATTGCCGGAGACGTGATTGTGACCTTGGGTGAAAAGGGCGCGGTGATTTCAACCGGAACGGGCGCGCAACATTTCCCTGCGGTTTTCTGTCCTGATGTTGTCGATACCACCGGGGCAGGGGATTCCTTTATTGGTGGGATTGCCTACTGTCTTGTTAAGGGGATTGCGTTAGCGGAAGCGGTGCCTTTTGCCGCTGAAATCAGCTCTTGCTCGATTCAAAAGTACGGCGGACAGAGCTCTTTCCCCATGTTACCCGACGTGGTGCATGCCTTGCGTGTGCAACAATCCGAACTCAGTCACTGA
- a CDS encoding Gfo/Idh/MocA family protein gives MTATRTIRFGIIGAGAAAETHARELAKVAGAVLNAVLARDSDKAATFAANYAIPRAFNELTAFLNEGELDVVIITTPNGLHREYALEAARAGKHVVIEKPLEISTERAQNIIDACRMAGVGLFVIYQRVYSDAARQVAEDIAAGRLGEITLVNIVDNQFRPHRYYTRDAWRGTQALEGGGCLITQTTHLIDLVQFLLGPVHALYAATRTAYHPIETEDVAVAVLHFTSGVLGTLSSSTCAYPGQRHLLTISGTQGSIMINGEHDQIIFRSTAESGQSHTIPPSFSFADPTDPRDYPTDGQLRQLQAIVQRLQLGEIAADGERAMLSVKVVEAMYRAAREGKVIEVSTLTSSVAVIT, from the coding sequence ATGACCGCCACCCGCACTATTCGTTTTGGCATTATTGGTGCGGGGGCGGCGGCAGAAACTCATGCCCGCGAGCTGGCAAAGGTGGCTGGCGCAGTGCTGAACGCCGTGCTGGCGCGGGACAGCGATAAAGCCGCAACCTTTGCGGCCAACTATGCTATCCCCCGGGCGTTTAATGAGCTGACGGCGTTTCTCAATGAGGGGGAACTGGATGTGGTCATCATCACCACACCCAACGGCTTGCATCGCGAGTATGCACTGGAAGCCGCGCGGGCCGGGAAGCATGTGGTGATTGAAAAGCCGCTGGAAATTAGCACAGAACGTGCACAAAACATTATCGACGCCTGCCGGATGGCAGGCGTGGGGCTGTTTGTGATTTATCAACGTGTCTATTCCGATGCCGCCCGTCAGGTGGCAGAGGATATTGCGGCGGGGCGGCTGGGTGAGATTACGTTGGTCAACATCGTAGATAACCAGTTTCGTCCCCATCGGTATTACACCCGTGATGCCTGGCGCGGCACTCAGGCATTGGAGGGCGGTGGCTGCCTGATCACCCAAACCACGCATCTGATTGACCTGGTGCAGTTTCTGCTTGGCCCGGTGCATGCGCTGTATGCCGCCACGCGCACCGCTTATCATCCGATTGAAACCGAAGATGTCGCCGTGGCGGTACTGCATTTCACCTCCGGTGTGTTGGGGACGCTATCATCTTCCACCTGCGCGTATCCCGGACAACGTCATCTGCTGACCATCAGCGGCACTCAGGGTTCGATAATGATCAACGGGGAGCATGATCAGATCATTTTTCGCAGCACGGCCGAAAGCGGCCAGAGCCATACCATTCCGCCAAGTTTTAGTTTTGCCGACCCGACGGACCCGCGTGACTATCCCACCGACGGCCAACTGCGCCAGTTGCAGGCGATTGTGCAGCGTCTGCAACTGGGTGAGATTGCCGCCGATGGCGAACGCGCCATGTTGTCAGTCAAGGTGGTGGAGGCGATGTATCGGGCGGCACGGGAAGGGAAGGTGATTGAGGTTTCCACGCTTACATCGTCTGTAGCGGTTATAACGTGA
- a CDS encoding NAD(P)/FAD-dependent oxidoreductase has translation MEVTDFDVIVIGGGPSGCSAAWELRDRNILVLEKTHRLGGRLYSMSRGDYWLNLGGHLFPPAGSHMRNILHSIGLDVISIPGNKFAIYWGGKVYKPNAVSALPLTMSMTLRERFALAMRGLKILKAVKGWQEAMKPVIGENNQRRRARVASYLADESFRDFMGPLPKRLEALFQSAARRAAAEMEDQHAGVGVSLFGAVWAGKGDSMALNLNGGSGRFGEVMMEMLGDRVRYHTTVKSVKKVGDKVTVVFESEGREQTVTAAEVIVAVPAHFADQIVQDIPDDVRATLKNVQYGPFPTMGIITDETGPMPYDDIYAITTPDASFDMFFNHANPLRTGPRKPGGSLMVYSGGAPARAMLKLTDEEIRDRYLADVYKMFPELKGHVKETIVQRWEPGNTYRPAGFDFQPMLSYCERHDVNIHFAGDYFAEIGNMEIATGTGHEAARRARTHLMAQEAQQLKMRLAALTQRGTLSAVKEKA, from the coding sequence ATGGAAGTAACTGATTTTGATGTCATTGTTATTGGTGGTGGTCCTTCAGGTTGTTCCGCAGCCTGGGAATTGAGAGATCGTAATATTCTCGTTCTGGAAAAAACGCATCGTCTTGGCGGGCGCCTCTATTCCATGTCGCGTGGTGATTACTGGCTTAACCTCGGGGGGCACCTGTTTCCGCCAGCCGGTTCGCATATGCGTAATATCCTGCATTCTATTGGCCTGGATGTGATCAGCATCCCGGGCAACAAATTTGCCATCTATTGGGGCGGCAAAGTGTACAAACCTAACGCGGTATCCGCGCTGCCATTGACCATGTCGATGACGCTGCGGGAGCGTTTTGCGCTGGCCATGCGCGGCTTGAAAATCCTTAAAGCGGTGAAAGGCTGGCAGGAAGCGATGAAACCGGTTATCGGTGAAAACAACCAGCGCCGTCGCGCCCGTGTGGCAAGTTATCTGGCGGATGAATCTTTCCGTGATTTTATGGGGCCACTGCCGAAGCGTCTTGAGGCCTTATTCCAGTCGGCTGCGCGTCGTGCGGCAGCTGAAATGGAAGATCAGCATGCCGGGGTCGGCGTCTCACTGTTCGGGGCCGTGTGGGCAGGTAAAGGTGACTCGATGGCACTCAACCTGAACGGTGGTTCTGGTCGTTTTGGCGAAGTGATGATGGAGATGCTGGGCGACCGCGTGCGCTATCACACCACGGTGAAATCCGTGAAGAAAGTGGGTGACAAAGTCACGGTGGTGTTCGAGAGCGAAGGACGTGAGCAGACGGTGACGGCAGCTGAAGTTATTGTCGCGGTACCTGCGCATTTTGCCGATCAGATCGTGCAGGATATTCCTGATGATGTGCGTGCTACGCTGAAAAACGTCCAGTACGGCCCTTTCCCGACCATGGGGATCATCACCGATGAAACCGGACCGATGCCGTATGACGATATCTACGCCATCACCACGCCGGATGCATCCTTCGATATGTTCTTTAACCACGCCAACCCATTGCGTACCGGGCCGCGCAAACCGGGCGGTAGCCTGATGGTTTATTCCGGCGGTGCGCCAGCCCGTGCGATGCTGAAGCTGACCGATGAAGAGATCCGTGATCGTTATCTGGCCGACGTCTACAAAATGTTCCCGGAACTGAAGGGACATGTGAAAGAGACCATTGTGCAGCGGTGGGAGCCGGGGAATACCTACCGTCCGGCAGGCTTCGATTTTCAACCGATGCTGAGTTATTGCGAACGGCATGATGTGAATATTCATTTCGCCGGTGATTACTTTGCCGAGATCGGCAATATGGAAATCGCCACCGGAACGGGCCACGAGGCCGCACGCCGTGCACGTACCCATTTAATGGCGCAGGAAGCACAGCAGCTGAAAATGCGACTGGCTGCTCTGACGCAACGCGGCACCCTGTCAGCGGTAAAGGAGAAAGCATGA
- a CDS encoding transporter substrate-binding domain-containing protein translates to MKVFSFRLLCLAATMATGAFSITTSYAQMTVAKVDAVAALVPPAIKDAGVLRIAVPDIGKPLAYKEGGSLKGMDVELANAVAQTMGLKAEISLIPFSAALTGLQANKFDISYGEFYVTAERLKTADFVSNWQDYSTYLVKKTSGFSPKVLADICGHKMGAMAGSAELATLKTAADKCGSNAATISAFPSINNAVLALNSGRVDGVLINRGGAQESIRLDQGLDASGAIGGGPTATAVARNDNSAQLLEALKGAYEHLITSGDYAKILNNNDTAYGAVKTIEVYKEGSTPPTYSF, encoded by the coding sequence ATGAAAGTTTTCAGTTTCCGTCTGTTGTGCCTGGCAGCCACGATGGCGACGGGTGCGTTTTCTATAACTACAAGCTATGCACAGATGACCGTCGCCAAAGTAGATGCCGTTGCTGCTCTGGTTCCTCCTGCTATTAAAGACGCCGGGGTGCTACGCATCGCGGTACCGGATATCGGTAAACCACTGGCTTATAAAGAAGGCGGCAGCTTAAAAGGAATGGATGTTGAACTGGCGAATGCCGTCGCCCAAACCATGGGGCTGAAAGCGGAAATCAGCCTGATCCCCTTCTCCGCCGCGTTGACCGGGTTGCAAGCTAATAAATTTGATATCTCCTACGGCGAGTTTTATGTCACCGCTGAACGGCTGAAAACTGCGGACTTTGTCTCGAACTGGCAGGATTACAGTACGTACCTGGTGAAAAAAACCAGCGGTTTCAGCCCGAAAGTGTTGGCCGATATTTGCGGTCATAAGATGGGTGCCATGGCCGGTTCCGCCGAGCTGGCCACATTGAAAACTGCTGCCGATAAATGTGGCAGCAATGCCGCCACCATCAGCGCTTTCCCTTCCATCAACAATGCCGTACTGGCTCTGAACAGTGGTCGCGTTGATGGCGTGCTGATCAATCGTGGCGGCGCACAGGAATCAATTCGACTGGATCAAGGTCTGGATGCCTCCGGTGCGATTGGTGGTGGCCCCACTGCCACCGCGGTGGCACGGAATGACAACTCCGCCCAACTACTGGAAGCGCTCAAAGGGGCCTATGAGCATCTGATCACCAGCGGTGATTACGCGAAAATCCTCAATAACAACGATACCGCCTACGGTGCGGTGAAAACCATAGAAGTCTATAAAGAAGGCTCCACCCCACCGACTTACAGCTTCTGA
- a CDS encoding sugar phosphate isomerase/epimerase, with protein MKFSSRINSFRSRPELFSAKNNMDTCDLITRMGKAEGLTHIELNYPEHFIGQDKSAIKSCIADNGLQVGGIALRYNKEFINGEFTNPDEALRNKAINITLDAAEMCKFLGGNTVTLWFGYDGYDYPFQQDYFRAYELLVSALQQVTQAHPDMQFSFEYKPYEPRTFSFIGDVSSTLMLIDDVGSPNFGITLDFCHMIMKKENPAFSLFLSARKNKLVGFHLNDGYGHFDDGLMLGSVHLMQTLEYIYYAKRVKFDGLVYFDTFPSREDPVAECAQNIRMYKKLANFIDQVGLEEMERLIRDQDAIKVQSLLLNLIN; from the coding sequence ATGAAATTCTCATCACGCATCAACTCGTTTCGTTCTCGCCCGGAATTATTCTCAGCGAAGAATAATATGGATACCTGTGACCTTATTACGCGTATGGGCAAAGCTGAAGGATTGACCCATATCGAATTGAACTATCCTGAGCATTTTATTGGTCAGGATAAATCCGCTATCAAATCCTGCATCGCCGATAATGGTTTGCAAGTGGGCGGCATCGCACTCCGTTATAATAAAGAGTTTATTAATGGCGAATTTACCAACCCCGATGAAGCTTTGAGAAACAAAGCCATTAATATTACGCTTGACGCTGCGGAGATGTGCAAATTCCTCGGCGGCAATACGGTCACATTATGGTTCGGCTATGATGGCTATGATTATCCCTTCCAACAGGATTATTTCAGAGCCTATGAATTACTGGTGAGTGCCTTGCAACAGGTGACGCAGGCTCATCCTGACATGCAATTCAGCTTTGAGTACAAGCCTTATGAGCCGAGAACATTTTCCTTTATCGGAGATGTCTCTTCAACATTAATGTTGATCGACGATGTGGGTTCACCAAACTTTGGTATTACTCTTGATTTCTGTCATATGATCATGAAAAAAGAGAACCCGGCTTTTTCACTGTTCTTATCGGCACGCAAAAACAAGTTGGTTGGATTTCATCTGAATGATGGTTATGGCCATTTTGATGATGGACTGATGCTGGGTTCTGTTCACTTGATGCAGACGCTGGAATATATCTATTATGCAAAACGCGTGAAATTTGACGGGCTGGTTTATTTTGACACCTTCCCCAGCCGTGAAGATCCGGTAGCAGAGTGTGCGCAAAATATTCGCATGTATAAAAAGCTGGCGAACTTTATTGACCAAGTTGGTCTGGAAGAAATGGAGCGTCTTATCAGAGATCAGGATGCGATTAAAGTGCAGTCTCTGCTGTTGAATCTCATTAATTAA
- a CDS encoding GntR family transcriptional regulator, translating into MENVNQLRQTNLRDQALSILKLRLLSGDLAPGKIYSASALAEELGVSNSPVREAMLTLVNQGLMEAVRNRGFRVLPFSDKERENVYELRMLLEIPSMMKLAGLKERIEPRKDEFAKIAADMVQFAETGDIAGYLEMDHQFHLGLLSLLENEPLLAIVENLRDQSRQYGLKALRESGGLVKSAEEHQPILDAMLAGNTELTGELMKNHLSHMVGDWAG; encoded by the coding sequence ATGGAAAACGTAAATCAATTACGGCAAACCAATCTGAGGGATCAGGCACTTTCTATTCTGAAGCTGCGCCTGCTATCGGGCGATCTTGCGCCAGGCAAAATTTACTCTGCTTCTGCGCTCGCCGAAGAATTGGGCGTTTCTAACAGCCCGGTGCGCGAAGCAATGCTGACGCTGGTAAACCAGGGCTTGATGGAAGCGGTGCGCAACCGTGGCTTCCGCGTGCTGCCCTTCAGCGACAAAGAGCGCGAGAACGTTTATGAACTGCGCATGCTGCTGGAAATCCCGTCGATGATGAAACTGGCCGGTTTGAAAGAACGTATTGAGCCGCGTAAAGACGAGTTCGCCAAAATTGCCGCTGATATGGTGCAGTTTGCCGAAACCGGAGATATCGCGGGCTATCTGGAAATGGACCATCAGTTCCATCTTGGCCTGCTGTCGTTACTGGAAAATGAACCACTGCTGGCGATTGTGGAAAACCTGCGTGATCAGTCACGTCAGTATGGTCTGAAGGCATTACGCGAGAGTGGCGGCCTGGTTAAATCCGCCGAAGAACATCAGCCAATCCTTGATGCGATGCTGGCAGGTAATACCGAGCTGACTGGCGAGCTGATGAAAAACCATCTCAGCCATATGGTGGGGGACTGGGCAGGCTGA
- a CDS encoding MFS transporter: MFNLLGLPKNLLWGYIGLTIFMIGDGVEQAWISIWLVEKGLSVAEASFLITAYGIAVTLAAWVTGVFVQTLGPRKVMLYGLIAFVVGSIGFIGIGLKSMHLALMLPFYAIRGIGYPLFAYSFLVWINYSTPIERRSTAVGWFWFTFSLGLSVIGPFFSSLALPVMGEIHVLWTGMGFVIVGAALAIWVNRDKVPASEIHPFSAAELMKGITILQRPVIAMGLVVKSINGVAQYGLATFLPLYLISFGYSKTEWLHMWSSVFVVAIFANLFFGFFGDKFGWRNTILWVGGVGYAIVLVLVWLVPQLLGHNFYVMAFVLCLCGVTMAGYVPLSALFPMLAPESKGAAMSVLNLGAGLGAFIAPAITALFYTSLGAGGVLGIYAGLYILSAVLTPFLKTPDELGAQVAMKDKAA, from the coding sequence ATGTTTAATCTACTGGGTTTACCTAAAAATCTGTTGTGGGGTTATATTGGTCTGACAATATTCATGATTGGCGACGGTGTCGAGCAGGCATGGATATCTATCTGGTTAGTTGAAAAAGGATTATCGGTTGCCGAAGCCTCCTTCCTGATTACCGCCTACGGCATCGCGGTAACGCTGGCGGCCTGGGTGACCGGCGTCTTTGTGCAGACCCTGGGGCCACGCAAAGTGATGCTGTACGGTTTGATCGCCTTTGTGGTTGGCAGCATTGGTTTTATTGGCATCGGTTTGAAATCGATGCATCTGGCCCTGATGCTGCCATTCTATGCCATTCGCGGTATTGGCTATCCGCTGTTTGCTTACTCGTTCCTGGTGTGGATTAACTACAGTACCCCGATTGAGCGCCGTTCAACTGCAGTCGGCTGGTTCTGGTTTACCTTTTCCCTCGGCCTGAGTGTCATTGGGCCTTTTTTCTCCTCGCTGGCACTACCGGTAATGGGCGAGATCCATGTGCTGTGGACCGGGATGGGATTCGTGATTGTGGGTGCCGCACTGGCTATTTGGGTTAACCGCGACAAGGTTCCGGCGTCAGAAATCCACCCTTTTAGTGCCGCAGAGTTGATGAAAGGCATCACCATCCTGCAACGCCCGGTGATTGCGATGGGGCTGGTGGTGAAATCGATTAACGGCGTGGCGCAATATGGACTGGCGACCTTCCTGCCGCTGTATCTGATCAGCTTTGGTTACAGCAAAACCGAGTGGTTGCATATGTGGTCATCCGTATTCGTGGTGGCGATATTTGCCAATCTCTTTTTTGGCTTCTTCGGTGACAAATTTGGCTGGCGTAATACCATTCTTTGGGTCGGTGGCGTGGGCTATGCCATTGTGTTGGTGCTGGTGTGGCTGGTGCCTCAACTGCTGGGCCATAACTTCTACGTCATGGCTTTTGTCCTCTGCCTGTGCGGAGTAACGATGGCAGGCTATGTACCGCTTTCCGCCCTGTTTCCGATGCTGGCCCCCGAGAGTAAAGGTGCCGCCATGTCAGTACTCAACCTTGGTGCCGGACTGGGTGCCTTTATCGCACCGGCGATCACCGCGTTGTTCTATACCTCTTTGGGCGCGGGCGGTGTGTTGGGTATCTATGCCGGGCTGTATATCCTGAGCGCAGTGCTGACGCCGTTCCTGAAAACCCCCGATGAGCTGGGTGCTCAGGTGGCGATGAAAGATAAAGCCGCATGA